The Sphingosinicella humi genome has a window encoding:
- the bfr gene encoding bacterioferritin, translating to MKGDAKVIDYLNEALKNELTAVNQYWLHYRLLDNWGVKRLAEFERHESIDEMKHADRLAERILFLDGLPNFQMLGRLRIGETVEEILKADLELEREALPQLRGAIEYCETKRDYVTRDLLVEILDNEEEHVDTLETQFEMIERMGLQNYIQLQSKPAEE from the coding sequence ATGAAGGGTGACGCCAAGGTCATCGACTATCTGAACGAGGCGCTGAAGAACGAGCTGACGGCGGTCAACCAATATTGGCTGCATTACCGCTTGCTCGACAATTGGGGCGTCAAACGGCTCGCCGAGTTCGAGCGGCACGAATCGATCGACGAGATGAAGCATGCGGACCGGCTGGCCGAACGCATTCTGTTTCTCGACGGGCTCCCCAATTTCCAGATGCTGGGACGGCTTCGCATCGGCGAGACGGTGGAAGAGATATTGAAGGCCGATCTCGAGCTGGAGCGCGAGGCGCTGCCGCAGCTCCGCGGCGCCATCGAATATTGCGAGACCAAGCGCGACTATGTCACTCGCGACCTGCTCGTCGAGATCCTCGACAATGAGGAGGAGCATGTCGACACGCTCGAGACCCAGTTCGAGATGATCGAGCGGATGGGCCTCCAGAACTACATCCAGCTTCAGTCCAAGCCGGCCGAGGAATAA
- the der gene encoding ribosome biogenesis GTPase Der, with protein sequence MAKLPTLAIVGRPNVGKSTLFNRLVGKKLALVDDRPGVTRDRREGDATLLGLEFRVIDTAGYEDEDPETLPGRMRAQTIAAVRESDAALFLIDARAGLTPLDEEIARWLRSETTPVVLAANKAEGRAGESGILEAYGLGLGEPIALSAEHGEGVVDLFEHIRPYVEREDGPEEELEDGEGPLKLAIVGRPNAGKSTLINRLLEQERLITGPEAGITRDSIAIDWEWETPDGETRPVRLIDTAGMRKKAKVEDKLEKLSVADARRAVDFAEVVVLLLDGTRGLEAQDLRIADNVLQEGRALIIAINKWDVAENQSALFNGIKAALEEGLSQARGVPLLAVSARTGKGLDQMLGAAFEVRDIWSKRVSTGQLNRWFEDAIERNPPPAPGGKRIKLRYITQVNTRPPSFVLFGTRVDQLPDSYLRYLVNGIRKELGFGAVPVRLSARASRNPFDK encoded by the coding sequence ATGGCGAAACTGCCCACCCTCGCGATCGTCGGCCGGCCCAATGTCGGCAAGTCGACCCTGTTCAACCGGCTGGTCGGCAAGAAGCTGGCGCTGGTCGACGACCGGCCTGGCGTCACCCGCGACCGGCGCGAGGGCGATGCGACCCTGCTCGGCCTCGAGTTCCGCGTCATCGACACGGCGGGCTATGAGGACGAGGATCCCGAGACCCTGCCGGGCCGGATGCGCGCGCAGACGATCGCGGCCGTGCGCGAGTCCGACGCCGCTCTGTTCCTGATAGACGCGCGCGCCGGCCTGACGCCGCTCGACGAGGAGATCGCCCGCTGGCTGAGAAGCGAGACGACGCCCGTCGTACTCGCCGCCAACAAGGCCGAGGGCAGGGCCGGAGAGAGCGGCATCCTCGAAGCCTATGGCCTCGGTCTCGGCGAGCCGATCGCGCTCAGCGCCGAGCATGGCGAAGGCGTCGTCGACCTGTTCGAGCATATCCGCCCCTATGTCGAACGTGAGGACGGGCCGGAGGAGGAGCTGGAGGACGGGGAAGGGCCGCTCAAGCTCGCCATCGTCGGCCGCCCCAATGCCGGCAAGTCGACGCTCATCAACCGCCTGCTGGAGCAGGAACGGCTGATCACCGGTCCCGAAGCCGGAATCACCCGCGATTCGATCGCCATCGACTGGGAATGGGAGACGCCGGACGGCGAGACGCGGCCGGTGCGGCTGATCGACACGGCAGGCATGCGCAAGAAGGCCAAGGTCGAGGATAAGCTCGAGAAGCTGTCGGTGGCCGACGCCCGCCGCGCCGTCGATTTCGCCGAGGTGGTCGTTCTGCTGCTCGACGGCACGCGCGGCTTGGAGGCGCAGGACCTCCGCATCGCCGACAATGTGTTGCAGGAAGGCCGCGCGCTGATCATCGCGATCAACAAGTGGGACGTGGCGGAGAATCAGAGCGCGCTTTTCAACGGCATCAAGGCGGCGCTTGAGGAGGGGCTCAGCCAGGCGCGGGGCGTGCCGCTGCTGGCGGTGTCGGCAAGGACGGGCAAGGGGCTCGACCAGATGCTGGGCGCCGCCTTCGAGGTGCGTGACATCTGGTCGAAGCGGGTCTCCACCGGTCAGCTCAACCGCTGGTTCGAGGACGCGATCGAGCGCAACCCGCCTCCGGCGCCGGGCGGCAAGCGCATCAAGCTCCGGTACATCACCCAGGTGAATACGCGGCCGCCGAGCTTCGTCCTGTTCGGCACCCGCGTCGACCAGCTGCCGGACAGCTATCTGCGCTATCTTGTGAACGGGATTCGCAAGGAGCTGGGCTTCGGCGCCGTGCCGGTGCGCCTCTCCGCCCGCGCATCCCGGAATCCCTTCGATAAATAG
- a CDS encoding Hpt domain-containing protein gives MVDESSAIVDWAAFSRTRSELGPGFVRILGYFREDGEKSVAKIEDAMHRRDATALVIPAHTLKTEARQFGAEPLGALAEEIEFTARRSIEMRVFPDELVPAVAKLRPLYSQTMALFEKETNPLVERRPAFGRAGAHNQNFGRL, from the coding sequence TTGGTCGACGAATCCAGCGCAATCGTGGACTGGGCTGCCTTTTCGCGCACGCGTAGCGAACTCGGGCCGGGCTTCGTGCGCATCCTCGGATATTTCCGCGAGGACGGGGAAAAGTCGGTCGCCAAGATCGAGGACGCGATGCACCGCCGCGACGCGACCGCCCTCGTCATTCCTGCCCACACGCTGAAGACGGAAGCCCGCCAGTTCGGCGCGGAGCCGCTCGGCGCCCTGGCCGAGGAGATCGAGTTCACCGCCCGCCGTTCGATCGAGATGCGCGTCTTCCCCGACGAGCTGGTTCCGGCGGTCGCCAAGCTTCGCCCGCTCTACAGCCAGACGATGGCGCTGTTCGAAAAGGAAACCAACCCGCTCGTCGAGCGCCGTCCCGCCTTCGGGCGCGCGGGGGCTCACAACCAGAATTTCGGTCGGCTCTAA
- the purL gene encoding phosphoribosylformylglycinamidine synthase subunit PurL: MTYRARMSNRITPEIVAEHGFSPEEYERVLHAMGREPNLTELGIFSVMWSEHCSYKSSRVHLKKLPTEGPQVICGPGENAGVVDIGDGQAAIFKMESHNHPSYIEPYQGAATGVGGILRDVFTMGARPIANMNALRFGRPDHPKMRHLIAGVVHGIGGYGNCVGVPTVGGEVNFHRAYDGNILVNAMTVGIADTNKIFYSAASGVGNPIVYVGSKTGRDGIHGATMASADFSEDSEEKRPTVQVGDPFTEKLLIEACLELMASDAIVAIQDMGAAGLTSSSVEMASKGGVGIELDMNAVPVREEGMTPYEMMLSESQERMLMVLKPGREDFAEAIFRKWELDFAVIGHVTDTGRMVLKWNGEVAADIPLAPLADEAPLYDRPSVPTPKPEPLGAVPPQGDIGDNLVALMASPDLASRRWIWEQYDHMVGADTVQRPGGDAAVVRVHDTDKAIAISTDCTPRYCFADPVEGGKQAVAECWRNLTAVGSTPLAITNCLNFANPQRPEIMGQFVGCLEGMAEACRALDFPIVSGNVSLYNESKATGGGSAILPTPAIGGIGLLQDWSKSATIAFKEEGEAIFVIGDTRGHLGQSLWLREIAGREEGPPPPVDLEKERKAGDFVRQLIAEGKVTAVHDVSDGGLLVAVAEMALAGGIGATLEQIGDHATAFGEDQGRYVVTSRNPETIQAAGFPMTRIGTTGGTAISGAGREVSLDELRRSHEGFFPQLMGADAALA, translated from the coding sequence ATGACCTACAGGGCCCGCATGTCGAACCGCATCACGCCCGAAATCGTCGCCGAGCACGGCTTTTCCCCCGAAGAATATGAGCGCGTCCTCCACGCCATGGGACGCGAGCCGAACCTGACCGAGCTCGGCATATTCTCGGTCATGTGGTCGGAGCATTGCTCGTACAAGTCGAGCCGCGTCCACCTGAAGAAGCTTCCGACGGAGGGGCCGCAGGTGATTTGCGGTCCCGGCGAGAATGCGGGCGTCGTGGACATCGGCGACGGCCAGGCCGCCATCTTCAAGATGGAGAGCCACAACCACCCCAGCTACATCGAGCCCTATCAGGGGGCGGCAACGGGCGTGGGCGGCATTCTCCGCGACGTCTTCACCATGGGCGCGCGGCCGATCGCGAACATGAACGCGCTTCGCTTCGGCCGGCCCGACCATCCCAAGATGCGTCACCTGATCGCCGGCGTCGTCCACGGCATCGGCGGCTACGGCAATTGCGTGGGCGTCCCCACGGTCGGCGGCGAGGTCAATTTCCACCGCGCCTATGACGGCAACATCCTTGTCAACGCGATGACGGTCGGCATCGCCGACACGAACAAGATCTTCTATTCGGCTGCCTCGGGCGTCGGCAATCCGATCGTCTATGTCGGCTCCAAGACCGGCCGCGACGGCATCCACGGCGCGACCATGGCATCGGCCGACTTCTCCGAGGACTCGGAGGAGAAGCGCCCGACCGTCCAGGTCGGCGATCCCTTCACCGAGAAGTTGCTGATCGAGGCGTGTCTGGAGCTCATGGCCTCCGACGCCATCGTCGCCATCCAGGACATGGGCGCCGCCGGCCTCACCTCCTCCAGCGTCGAAATGGCGTCCAAGGGGGGCGTCGGCATCGAGCTCGACATGAACGCCGTGCCCGTCCGCGAGGAAGGCATGACGCCCTATGAGATGATGCTGTCGGAATCCCAGGAGCGGATGCTGATGGTGCTGAAGCCCGGGCGCGAAGATTTCGCCGAAGCGATCTTCCGCAAGTGGGAGCTAGACTTCGCCGTCATCGGCCACGTCACCGACACCGGCCGGATGGTGCTGAAATGGAATGGCGAGGTTGCCGCCGATATCCCCCTCGCCCCGCTCGCCGACGAGGCGCCGCTCTACGATCGTCCCTCCGTGCCGACGCCCAAGCCGGAGCCGCTCGGGGCGGTGCCGCCGCAGGGCGACATCGGCGACAATCTCGTGGCGCTGATGGCCTCGCCCGATCTCGCCAGCCGCCGCTGGATCTGGGAACAGTACGATCACATGGTCGGCGCCGACACCGTCCAGCGGCCCGGCGGCGACGCCGCCGTGGTGAGGGTCCACGACACGGACAAGGCGATCGCCATCTCCACCGACTGCACGCCGCGCTATTGCTTCGCGGACCCGGTGGAGGGCGGCAAGCAGGCCGTGGCCGAATGCTGGCGCAACCTTACCGCCGTGGGCTCGACCCCGCTCGCCATCACCAACTGCCTCAACTTCGCCAATCCGCAGCGGCCGGAGATCATGGGTCAGTTCGTCGGTTGCCTCGAGGGCATGGCCGAAGCCTGCCGCGCGCTCGATTTCCCGATCGTTTCCGGCAACGTCAGCCTCTACAATGAAAGCAAGGCGACGGGCGGCGGCAGCGCCATCCTCCCCACGCCCGCGATCGGCGGCATCGGCCTCCTCCAGGATTGGTCCAAGAGCGCCACCATCGCCTTCAAGGAAGAGGGCGAAGCGATCTTCGTGATCGGCGACACGCGCGGGCATCTGGGGCAATCGCTCTGGCTGCGCGAGATCGCCGGCCGCGAGGAAGGCCCTCCCCCGCCGGTCGATTTGGAGAAGGAGCGCAAGGCCGGAGACTTCGTCCGCCAACTCATCGCCGAAGGCAAGGTGACGGCCGTCCATGACGTTTCGGACGGGGGCCTTCTCGTCGCCGTCGCCGAGATGGCGCTGGCGGGAGGCATCGGCGCGACCCTCGAGCAGATCGGCGACCACGCCACCGCTTTCGGCGAGGACCAGGGCCGCTATGTCGTCACGAGCCGCAATCCGGAGACCATCCAGGCCGCCGGCTTCCCGATGACCCGCATCGGCACGACCGGCGGCACGGCGATCAGTGGCGCCGGGCGCGAGGTTTCACTCGACGAACTGCGCCGATCCCATGAGGGCTTCTTCCCGCAACTGATGGGAGCCGACGCGGCGCTGGCTTGA
- a CDS encoding (2Fe-2S)-binding protein, giving the protein MIVCVCNALKETEVRSAAREGASCPTSVYRAYGRKPRCGQCFSFAREIIASERATA; this is encoded by the coding sequence ATGATCGTGTGCGTCTGCAATGCGTTGAAGGAAACCGAGGTGCGGAGCGCCGCGCGCGAGGGGGCCTCCTGTCCGACCAGCGTCTACCGCGCCTACGGCCGCAAGCCGCGTTGCGGCCAATGCTTCTCATTCGCGCGCGAAATCATCGCATCGGAACGTGCGACTGCTTAG
- a CDS encoding DUF418 domain-containing protein — translation MNATTAPRSRIATLDIVRGVAVMGILAMNIVAFSMPIEAYVNPAAFGMETSADFMAWLGSFVFIEGKMRGLFSFLFGASMLLVIQRAEAAGESARLVHLRRMGWLLAFGLLHYYLIWFGDILFSYAVIGMVAWLFRNLESEDLIKWAFWLILAQFAMMALTAWSFFEMREAATAPGASVELMGQWSAMKAEFAVPTATRLAETLALYRGDYAGIFQDRAVENGTFPIVGLVFFGSETLAYMLLGMAALESGFLKGEWSGRAYRRTAIIGFAIGVPAYAGLAWLLVADNYSVPMVVATVMAATVVFRPAMIYAIAAFIIILTRRGGALIDRIAAAGRAAFTNYLGTSLVMTTLFYGYGFGLYGTMGRAELWLIVVAMWAVMLLWSKPWLDRYRYGPFEWLWRTLARGTPQPMRKRAAI, via the coding sequence ATGAATGCCACGACGGCGCCGCGGTCGCGGATCGCGACATTGGACATCGTCCGCGGCGTCGCCGTGATGGGCATATTGGCGATGAACATCGTCGCCTTCTCCATGCCGATCGAAGCCTATGTGAACCCGGCCGCCTTCGGCATGGAGACGAGCGCGGACTTTATGGCCTGGCTCGGCAGCTTCGTCTTCATCGAGGGCAAGATGCGCGGCCTTTTCTCGTTCCTCTTCGGCGCGAGCATGCTGCTCGTCATTCAGCGCGCGGAAGCGGCCGGTGAATCGGCGCGGCTGGTGCATCTACGGCGGATGGGGTGGCTGCTCGCCTTCGGCCTCCTCCATTATTATTTGATTTGGTTCGGCGACATCCTGTTCAGCTATGCCGTCATCGGCATGGTCGCCTGGCTCTTCCGCAATCTGGAGAGCGAGGACCTCATCAAATGGGCGTTCTGGTTGATCCTGGCGCAATTCGCGATGATGGCGCTGACGGCCTGGTCCTTCTTCGAAATGCGCGAGGCCGCCACGGCTCCGGGCGCGAGCGTCGAGTTGATGGGGCAATGGTCGGCGATGAAGGCCGAGTTCGCGGTGCCGACCGCCACCCGGCTCGCCGAGACGCTGGCGCTTTACCGCGGCGATTATGCGGGGATTTTCCAGGATCGCGCCGTCGAGAACGGTACCTTCCCGATCGTCGGCCTGGTCTTCTTCGGCAGCGAGACGCTCGCCTACATGCTCCTCGGCATGGCCGCGCTGGAGAGCGGATTCCTGAAGGGGGAATGGAGCGGGCGCGCCTATCGCCGGACCGCCATCATCGGCTTCGCCATCGGGGTACCGGCCTATGCCGGGCTGGCCTGGCTGCTCGTGGCGGACAATTACAGCGTGCCGATGGTCGTGGCGACCGTCATGGCGGCCACCGTCGTTTTCCGCCCGGCCATGATCTACGCGATCGCGGCGTTCATCATCATCCTCACGCGGCGTGGCGGTGCGCTGATCGATCGGATCGCCGCTGCCGGGCGAGCCGCCTTCACCAATTACCTCGGCACCAGCCTGGTCATGACGACCCTTTTCTACGGCTACGGCTTCGGCCTTTACGGCACGATGGGCCGGGCCGAGCTGTGGCTGATCGTGGTGGCGATGTGGGCGGTGATGCTGCTCTGGTCCAAGCCCTGGCTCGACCGCTACCGCTACGGCCCGTTCGAATGGCTGTGGCGGACGCTGGCCCGCGGGACGCCGCAGCCGATGCGGAAGCGGGCGGCAATTTGA
- a CDS encoding VOC family protein: protein MAVNPIPEGYHSVTPYLVIDGAADAIRFYSEAFGATEVLRMPMGDRVAHAEIKIGDSHVMLSDEWPDMNLLGPAKRGGATASLMVYVTDVDAAFKRALDAGATQERPVADQFWGDRMGTLVDPYGHRWTLATHIEDVSAEEMSRRMSAMASEMA, encoded by the coding sequence ATGGCCGTCAATCCAATCCCAGAAGGCTATCATAGCGTTACGCCCTATCTGGTCATCGATGGCGCCGCGGATGCGATTCGCTTCTACTCGGAAGCGTTCGGCGCGACCGAGGTCCTGCGCATGCCGATGGGCGACAGGGTGGCCCATGCCGAGATCAAGATCGGCGACTCCCATGTGATGCTGTCCGACGAATGGCCGGACATGAACCTGCTGGGCCCGGCAAAGCGGGGCGGCGCCACTGCCAGCTTGATGGTCTACGTCACCGACGTCGATGCCGCCTTCAAGCGCGCGCTGGATGCCGGGGCTACTCAGGAAAGACCGGTGGCGGACCAGTTCTGGGGCGACCGTATGGGCACGCTGGTCGACCCCTACGGCCATCGCTGGACGCTGGCCACGCACATCGAAGATGTGTCGGCAGAAGAAATGAGCCGCCGCATGTCAGCCATGGCGAGCGAGATGGCCTGA